The nucleotide window GTTGACACTCGcaaaaaaagtctttgccgagtggcatgtctgagcactcagcaaagaggacgtctttgccgagtgccaaaactgaGCACTCGGTAAAAGACCAGCTTTGCCGAGGGTCGTGTCGTTGTCGAGGGTTCgagtttgggcactcggcaaagacagcctttaccgagtgcccgagataaaaaaaaaactcggcaatgttcttggcactcggcaaagcttgcgaTTCCGGTAGTGTATGCATGTCTGATATTGGCTACCACGGGGCCAGCTCTAAGGCCTCCCCAGCCCATCTATAAATGAGGGCACAATATCACGGACGAGTCTTAAGTAAGGAGCTGTCTCTTTATGTTTGGGTCCATATCAAAGACATGTGTTGTCTATCCCCATCTCTGATGTTACTTACATCTGTCCTATGGAAACATAAGTCTTTCATTAGAGGTGACCACATCAAAGATGGGTGGCGTCTATCGCTCTGTGATAGTTCAAAATGCATAGACACGTTTTAAGAGACCCGGAATTGATCTACACTACAGGAAACAATAAATATGCCGAGTGTttattgatttgccgagtgcaattcatcgggcacttggcaaagagctaatttgccgagtgtagttaagaagacactcggcatacatattacactcggtaaaaaaccCGATTTGCTGAGTATAGAATATAAGACACTCAGCAAACCACAATACGACACTCGGCAATtaattaacactcggcaaaatactatCACGTGACCGGCAGGTGCGACGGCCGTCTGACGGCGTGCCGATCGTTAGCAAAAGTgcaactttgctgagtgtttttccacagcactcggcaaaatgagaagtttgccgagtgtttttctccagcactcggcaaaatgataagtttgccgagtgtttttccccagcactcggcaaagccaaaactttttttcctctcctgccctccaaactttttctaccattcacatacaacatgtgttactacatgttaaaatttggtatatttctggatccatttgatatatttaattaatttattgcgttTAGAgcaatttttttggtataagtcaaatttgaactgcaagtgattcaaataatagaataaaatgagtgggaaaatgatattcatgttattgagtccattttgagGCCTTGCCAgagaaatgaaaagaatttttgaacatcttgttcatgaaacccgaccacgaacgtgtggccgaatggtttttaaattctaaaaaaagcaaacgagacgctgtggtaaaaatttgagaaggttttggacaatctgtcacgtacgatgtttacaatccgaagtatcttagaagaagaattgTAGCGTAGAGAAGGATCCGGTAAGATTTGGATTCAAAGTGACTgacgaattggggtttgacttcagaactttttgtataggcaatggagaatatagattgattcatgtgtaattttaatAAATTTATGGATCCGTTccataataagtttttttcactcctgaccttgaaactttttctactctctacgtacaacatgtggtactccatgttaagatttggtgtATTTCTGgaactgtttgctatatttaattaatttattgcgttttaaggaattttttggtataagtcaaatttgatatgcaagtgattcaaataatataataaaatgagtagaaaaattatattcatgttattgagtcccgtGTGAGGCCTTATCCAGGAAATGAaaggaaattttgaacatcttgttcacgaaacccgACCacaaacgtgtggccgaatggtttttaaattctaaaaaaagcaaacaaagtctgaaaatcataagacttgtcaagatctcgtgatatcattcatggaggccgtggtaaaaaattgagaaggttttggaCAATctatcacgtacgatgtttacaaaccgaggtatctcagaagaagaatcgtagcattgAGAATGATTCGGTAatatttggagtcaaagtgacggtcgaattggggtttgacttcagaactttttgtataggcaatagagaacatagattgattcatgtgtaattttggtaattttttttatCCGTTCGATAATCTTAAtttgttaagtgcaattatagaattttaattgatatacattgaatttgagcgacaaactgcatgaaataataacttttttcacttctggccttgaaactttttctactctctacatacaacatgtggtactccatgttaagatttgatatattataatggaataatattggtagaaaaatcaaatgaaaaaagtgggtttgccgagtgcccctaatctggcactcggcaaagatgggtttgccgagtgtcaaatctgggacactcggcaaacatctttAAGGACCCCACACATACCAGTTTAggtatttaaaataaaaaaaacaaagcggtggtttgccgagtgctagatcgcggACACTCGGGAAACCTTCCTCGTAACCACACTCAAACTTAACACACAGCCGCACACACACCCCCAATCCCACCCGTGCCCGCCCAGACCGTCGCCTGGCCCTGTCGCTGGTCTTGCGCCCGCCCACACCGTCGGCCGGCCCCGTCGCTGGTCCCACACCCGCCCACACCGCCGGCCGGCCCCGCCGCCCGCCCACACCGCCTCCACGCCGGCCTCCCGCGCGCCGCACGCTGTTTCATCGAATCGGAGAAAAAAaacacgccgccgccgtcggtcCCTACGAGCGAACCGCCCCCTGCGGACTGCCCGCCGCCCTTGGCCAGCCTCCGGCCGCCCTCGGCCGGCCTCTGGTCGCCCTCGATGGTAGCCTCCTCTGGTCTCCCTCTGTgccgggctgctgctgctctgctcccGCCGGCCATTCCCCTCCACACCAGGTTGCTGCTCTGCTCTCGACGTCCGCTGTCCTTCCCGCACCCCTCCTCGCAGTGGAGGGTAAGCATGTCGATCTGCCATCCCCTGCTCCTCTCTCCTCTGCTCACTACCTCCTCCCTCTCTAGATTGTTTATTAGAATGTTTGGTTGCTCTGTCTAAAACTCTGAATACCTCTGAACTCTGAACTTCTAGTCAGAGCCTGAATCTTTCAGTTCTACAGACTTGGAGTGCTAGTGTTGACATGTCTAGCTGATTGCATCTATCTGTATTGCCTCAATGTTATGAGCTTATGACTGCATCTATCTGCATTAGCTGAACATGGGAGCCTATGACTGCATCTATCTGTATTGCCTCAATGTTTAGGAAGGGAGCCACAATCATCCTCTACACTTGTGTTTGCTGCTGTTGACTCCTCTTCATTCAATTCTTTTTGGTGGATTTGTAGCAGCTCAATCTGGCAAGTGGTGAAGCTGCTGTTCAGCATCACTAACAGCAGAAAATTTGACAAGTGCACAGACCGACCATCCACGCTTTCAGGACTTTGGCTTCAGGTCAGCATGGTCTAATTTCCTGTGTTTTTTTTGTGCTATAGAGATGAAATGTCAAACTATCAGTATCAGTATGTGACTATGTGTGCTACGATATGAACATGGGCTGCAGTACAAGATTTGATGCAGATAAGTAGATCAGCAGTAGTATTTTCTTTGATGCAGAACTGCCAGCCATGCATTTTAATGAGATTCGATTATGTGATAATTAACTATAAAATTAAGAGCATTATATATGTATGTTCGTTCAGTCATTCATTCAGTCATATACAAAATAAAAACAGCACTATAATACCAGTCAGCTTAGTTATCAGCTTAGTTCAGTGTAATTGATCAGTTCCGTCATGAAGATGCATTTTCTTGTCGCAACATCTTGAAGTTAAGAACAAGCTCCTATTGTGATCATCGtagcatgtgtatgtggttgtcggccatcgtgccgttggtttgatgtgtatgtggttgtcggccatcgtgccgttggtttgttgcaggttttggttacctcaccgtgcaggggaggtgctgccaaaatttacaATTGAAACTATTATGTTCATttgttgcaggagaggctattgctAGGATTATTCTCCAccgtcctcgactcgtcactttgcaggacagcaaggtgaggcatcctacacccctcttttcatatcatgttcgtatatcacgtaacctagctaggcgtctcccgttcgaaagagatacggttggaaatatgcagatctttgcatatatataaccgtatctgtttcgaattgtccatgcTTTTTGGACAGCTCGAGAATGTGTAGATGGAGTTAGTTTCCATACTCTACTcggatccgagatagagtttcagcagcatctccctattgttctccgaatacacaatCTTCCttgccaggacgtgtatttggagaacaacggggaggtgctgccgaaattctgtctcggataggactagagcatggaaactaaccccatctatatATCCTCggatgggattaggacctatcttcacctattaaaCAGTATAGGAACCTATAGATgtaattgatttttatattacttggtGATATGTTAGaagatggatgaccgtgagtggatgtacatgggccgctcTAGTCAGGGTTCGATGATCGATGAATGGATTgcgaagaccgatgctttcttggaactagcatttgcaagggttaaaggagtgtgtggcacttggtgtccctgtagcatttgtgcaaacacgcgTCGACTAATAAAGGTGGTCAtcggtaaacatctttgcaagaatggatttacggcggactatacccggtggatctaccatggtgaatctgatcgtgtgagagacgaggtcgtgagacaacacatcgaggattatgatgctgatgtcggggtaggagacatgttaaatgactatcaagAAGCACACTTTGATGAAGGATGTagagaggaggagccagagccaaccacaAAGGCGTATTACGATATGTTGTCTGTGACACATCAACCCCTTCATGGGcatgccaaggtttctcaactggatgccattgcacgcctaatggtcGTAAAGAcccaatttagcttgagtcgagaagccttcgatgttatgctgacAGTTGTTGGTAGTCTACTCCTGGATTGTCACatcctgccaaagagcatgtatgaggcacagaaactccttcgtgcacttaagatgccatatgagcagatacattcttgtccgaagggatgcatcatatttaggaaagaacatgcgaaagcaaagtactgtgtgaagtgtaaatcgtctaggttcctggaggtagactttggtgatggtcagaagaggcagctcgccatctccgtgaagatcctacggtaccttccattcataccgaggatccaatggctttaTATGACTAAGGAATCCgcaaaatagatgacatggcacaaatatGGATGTCGATACAATCTTGAGAAGCTggtgcatccatccgatggtgaagcatagacaaggtttgatatgattcatcgtgagaaagctctagaagctcataatgtacgtgttgtgctagcaacagatgggttcaatccttatggaatggcggctgcctcatacacttcttggcccatgttcgttatccctctcaatctccccctAGCATCCTCTTCCAatgacagaacatattcttgtcgttgataattcctgaacacccagggaataatatgagtgtgtacatggagcctttgattgatgatttgatccatgcttgggaggaaggggtatggacgtacgaccgagctacaaagacaaacttcaaaatgtatgtttggtaccaatactccctgcatgactatctagcgtatgggatattctacgacCGGTGTGTTCATggaaagttcccatgcccagtatgcaaggtgtctctga belongs to Miscanthus floridulus cultivar M001 chromosome 4, ASM1932011v1, whole genome shotgun sequence and includes:
- the LOC136548363 gene encoding uncharacterized protein; this encodes MDDREWMYMGRSSQGSMIDEWIAKTDAFLELAFARVKGVCGTWCPCSICANTRRLIKVVIGKHLCKNGFTADYTRWIYHGESDRVRDEVVRQHIEDYDADVGVGDMLNDYQEAHFDEGCREEEPEPTTKAYYDMLSVTHQPLHGHAKVSQLDAIARLMVVKTQFSLSREAFDVMLTVVGSLLLDCHILPKSMYEAQKLLHTKARSTSSSPAIRTRPDCTQHTMQSLKAEVAEERRRREEAEEDRRRMEQMFQYIQGLGAHSGFVPPPMIFTPPNDPAVTPMSFSTLNLNVNVDMDI